Proteins found in one Corynebacterium freneyi genomic segment:
- a CDS encoding UDP-N-acetylmuramoyl-tripeptide--D-alanyl-D-alanine ligase — MIERTAGEIADIVGGELHDADPATPVSGPVEFDSRRITPGSVFLALPGARVDGHDFAAGAAADGAALILAARPVGVPAVVVKPLGAQNSNAEAFAHDPDGSGAAVLGAVGALARRDVDELAADGLVVVGVTGSAGKTSVKDMMATILRTDGETVAPKGSFNNEIGHPYTVLRCTRDTRYLVAEMSARGIGHVAHLARIAPPRIGAVLNVGTAHLGEFGSREAIAQAKGELVEALPAAADGGVAVLNADDPLVAGMAPRTRAKVVSFGVDSDDADYRATDVTVDDLARASFTLHCPDGSAHPVALRVHGAHQVPNALAAAAVCIEAGLAPAAVAEALSAHVAASERRMEMRQRDDGVTVINDSYNANPDSMRAGVDALVLAAGARDGATSWAVLGQMGELGDTAVDEHSALAGYLSDRGVDRLVAVGEGANARALADAAEAMGLNTVRASDTDAAAEAVAKELRPGDVVLIKASYADGLWRVADALAPVTQQNSTERRGK; from the coding sequence ATGATCGAACGCACCGCGGGGGAAATCGCCGACATCGTCGGCGGTGAACTCCACGACGCGGACCCGGCGACCCCCGTTTCCGGTCCCGTCGAATTCGACTCCCGGCGCATCACGCCCGGCTCCGTGTTTCTGGCGCTGCCGGGCGCCCGCGTCGACGGCCACGACTTCGCCGCAGGCGCCGCCGCCGACGGTGCGGCCCTGATCCTGGCCGCCCGGCCGGTCGGCGTGCCGGCGGTCGTCGTCAAGCCTCTGGGGGCGCAGAACTCCAACGCCGAGGCGTTCGCGCACGACCCGGACGGCTCCGGAGCCGCGGTGCTCGGGGCGGTGGGCGCACTGGCCCGCCGCGACGTCGACGAGCTGGCCGCAGACGGCCTGGTCGTCGTCGGCGTGACCGGTTCGGCCGGAAAGACCTCCGTCAAGGACATGATGGCGACGATCCTGCGCACCGACGGCGAGACCGTCGCGCCCAAGGGATCGTTCAACAATGAAATCGGCCACCCGTACACCGTGCTGCGCTGCACCCGCGACACCCGCTACCTGGTCGCCGAAATGAGCGCCCGCGGCATCGGCCACGTCGCGCACCTGGCCCGCATCGCCCCGCCGCGCATCGGCGCCGTGCTCAACGTCGGCACCGCCCACCTCGGCGAGTTCGGCTCCCGCGAAGCGATCGCGCAGGCCAAGGGCGAACTCGTCGAAGCGCTGCCCGCCGCCGCCGACGGGGGAGTCGCCGTGCTCAACGCCGACGACCCGCTGGTCGCCGGCATGGCGCCGCGCACCCGCGCCAAGGTCGTCTCCTTTGGGGTGGACTCGGACGACGCGGACTACCGGGCCACCGACGTCACCGTCGACGACCTCGCCCGCGCATCCTTCACCCTGCACTGCCCGGACGGCTCCGCCCACCCGGTTGCGCTGCGGGTCCACGGCGCCCACCAGGTGCCCAACGCCCTGGCCGCCGCCGCGGTCTGCATCGAGGCCGGCTTGGCCCCGGCCGCCGTCGCCGAGGCCCTGTCCGCCCACGTCGCCGCCTCCGAGCGGCGCATGGAGATGCGGCAGCGCGACGACGGCGTGACCGTCATCAACGACTCGTACAACGCCAACCCCGATTCCATGCGCGCCGGCGTCGACGCCCTCGTGTTGGCCGCCGGCGCCCGCGACGGCGCGACCTCCTGGGCCGTGCTGGGTCAGATGGGCGAACTCGGCGACACCGCCGTCGACGAGCACTCGGCCCTCGCCGGCTACCTCTCCGACCGCGGCGTCGACCGCTTGGTCGCCGTCGGGGAGGGGGCCAACGCGCGTGCCCTCGCGGACGCGGCCGAGGCCATGGGGTTAAATACTGTGCGGGCGTCGGACACCGACGCGGCGGCCGAGGCCGTCGCAAAGGAACTCCGACCCGGTGATGTCGTCCTGATCAAGGCGTCCTACGCCGACGGCCTATGGCGGGTCGCCGACGCTCTGGCACCGGTGACGCAGCAGAATTCGACCGAGAGGCGAGGTAAGTGA